The window CATCTTCTATATCCCTTGAATTTCGTCACTAAATGCGCGTATTGCCCCTTCTCGACCATATGTGTAATAACTTTGTGAGCCTCGGAAAGCTGTCCAGCGTTTCGCAAATAACTTACAAGGGTACTATATACAAGAAAATTTGGTTTGCAGCCTCGGGATTCCATTTCTTCGAGCATAGTATAAGCTTCCTCGAATTCGCCGACCATACAAAACCCACGAATCATGGAGTTGTATGTAAATACATTAGGGAGTTGGCCCTTTATTACCATCTCATCGAAAAGTTCTCGAGCCTTTTCGTGCTCCCCAGCTACTGTATAGCTTGTGATCATCACAGTGTAGCAAACGACATCAGGAGTGCAACCGTTATTAGAAAGTtcatcaaaaaaatatttgcaaGCATCCAAATTTCCAGCCCGACTAAGTCCATTTATCAACGTCGTGAAGTGAAGAATGCTCGGATCAGAGCCCACTTCCCTCATGTGGTTCAAAAGGTTTAAAGCTGCAAGAGGCTTGTCTCCTTTGCCAAGAACATAGAGAAGAATGTTATAAGTATGATAATCAGGAGAGAACCCATTCCTGGCCATTTCATCAAGCAACCTGTGAAACTGATCCAATTTCCCCAATTTGCACCTTGCATACAATAGCAAATTATATGTCAGCATGTCCGAGCTATGACCATCAAGCAGCATTTGCTGATACACCCATTCAATCAACTTGTACTGTTTTATACCAAGAAGTGCATGGAGAATGGCATTATACGAGTGCTTAAACGGCCTGTAATTGAACGTTTTCGATTTGATAAACCTCTCGACAACTTTCCTAGCCAAGCCTGCATCACCACAAGTACATATCAATAAGGTGAATGTCCTTGCAGTAACAGGGTACCCTTTCTCAGTCATCTCATCAACTAACCTCCACATAGCCTTGAACTCCTCACATTCAGCAAATATTTTCATGATCATATGATACGAACTCGCGGTGTGGTTGAAATTCTCAATCTTACCAGACCACACGAAGAACTTGTACCCCAATTTTGCACACTGAGTTTTGTTTAGAACATTTATGCTTCTCAAAATCCCCCTCAAAACTTCCCTAACAAGAACTCCTGAGACCTTTAGTTGGAGTTCATCCAAAGCCACTAATGTGTCAAATCCAGGCCCATCCTGTTTGAGAACCTCAAGAACTTTTCCAGCATCAGTTTTCGAATCCTCTAGAAAACCCCTTCTCACAGACAAATCATCGCATCTAAGACTCTCAAACTCACAAGACTCTGATCTCTCGAACCCCTTCTTATAGGGTTCCATAACAAACTCAAATCGGTCATCACTACCAAAACTCCGATTCCAAATTGTTCGACGCAcaatgaaagaatttgaaacCAATCTGCAGACTATCCGCGCACTCAGAAGCGATAAAGCGTTCATGATTGATACCCATTATCGATAAAGACTCACAATACTTAAGGAAATTGAGTAATCTATTAAGAAAGCAAAAATGGGCAAGTGGGGAATCGCCGAAGCGTTTGTTTTCCCAAATTGGGCGGCACCCATTTAACACGAACACTCCCAATCTTGCAATAGGTATTGAATCCAACACAAAATCCTCATTTGAAAGATGAATTTCAATGTAGCAGAGAAAAATTTCGAGTTTGAATAAGACTTATCTGGGATTTTGCGATTTTGTTGCGATCTTCGAAGCTTGACGCTTGAAAACAAGCTTGAagtttgttcttcaaattggGGGCAACAAGTTAAGATCGTAGTTGAACTAAAGAAAGACAGAGAGAGTGAAGCGAGAGAAGCGTTGCTAGGTTACCTCAATTCTCGACAGCCTGCCGATCGTCGTTTCTCCACCCACTTTCCTTCACTACCCACCGGTTCGACATGTCGAACataaattgattataaatatattcgaaagtttttatcattattaatttttttttttaaaaaaaaaatctgatttatcctttgtttttttttcagaaaaataaaaattaaattaaaattcacattatttatttaaaaaaacataaattaaacttttgaactttcaaatctTAGACCCTTGTTTCAATTGCATCAACATTATGTACGTTTTCTGTGAACGGGGATCGCTCGCCAGATAGGTCAGATTGGTGCAACTATTTTTGAGAACATATGACTATTGTTCGAGAACAAGGAGAGGGGCGAAATGATTTCTCGATCTACTAATAGCTGtccagaaagaaaaacatcgTCTCTTAGATGTTTTATATTGCTTCGATCTCTCCTATGCGTAAAATGTTGTCTTGCTTAGAGCCATCGTTTTTTACTCGCCTATGATGTAAACCCGTGTTGATTATATGATAAGATATTTCTTAATTTGGAAGCTCATAATGCCAAGTGCCAACTCATAATAAGACATATTTGGTCACTTCTCAATTCATCATCCTCTTTCAAATACCAACTCCTCACacttcccttcttcttcctccaactATAATATCTCAaccactctctctctcgtttatttctctctcttaactCAGAAAATGGCTGACGATGAGCCCAAGAAGCTGGAATCTGAACCTCCGTCCGAGCCCCCTCCGCCGCAAGCGGCGGAGCTGGTGGAGGAGCCGACTAAAAACGTGGCGGAGGAGAAATCAATCATCCAGTTAACCCCGCCGGAGAAGACGCCGGCTGATGACTCCAAACCTCTGCTTATCATTGAAAGTAATTTACAGACATAAAGCTCTTaactttttcatttgttttcattctttttcgcTTTTTGGAGCTGTTTGGTTgatgggaaaagaaaattaaaaggaaaaaggaataaaaaagtGATTGAATTTTGGAATTCATCTTGCTCTGTTTTGACAGAGACTGAAGCAAAAACAGAGGAGAAACAGAGTAGCTCAATTAATAGAGGTAATTAACTAGCCATATGAAGTGATTAAtgtcaataatttaatacccagatgaaaaattgaataaatttctttgtttttatggTTCTTAGATGCTGAGCTTGCAAGAGTAGCAACAGAGAAGAGACTGACACTCATTAAAGCTTGGGAAGAGAgtgaaaaatcaagaacagagaACAGGTACCCATAATTTTGTGTTGAGTATTAAAGAGATTTAAGGTAGATAGCTAATGGAGTTCATTGAGCAGAGCTCACAAAAAGCTATCAGAAATTGGGTCATGGGAGAGCAGCAAGAAAGCGGCGGTGGAAGCTGAGCTAAAACAGATCGAGGTAAGCAATATGAAAGTGGAATCTGTTTGGATGCCGAGAAAATTTTGGTGtgaaaatatatgtttgtGTTTGAGAACAGGAGAAgtttgagaagaagaaagcggAATATgttgagaaaatgaagaacaaaatagCATTGATTCATAAAGCAgcagaagagaagaaggcAGTGATTGAAGCGAAACGTGGAGAAGAGAAGCTTAAAGCAGAGGAAATTGCTGCAAAATACAGAGCCACTGGAACTGCTCCAAAGAAGATTCTTGGTTGTTTCTAAAGCAAcctctctgtctctctttcttttctacgTGAAATTGCTTGTTTCTTTGGATTATATATGTTCGttcttaatttaatcaaaGATTTAAGAAGAAGTTACGTTATTACAAAGAATACGGTATCAACTCATGTTCTTATGATATCAGTTCATGATCGAGCGTTACGTAtccaaaatagaatatttacGAATACCCTTTACTTGAAACAACTTTACGAGCAAGTTGTTTAAGTTTGGCTATAAAATGAGAGGCTTCACAAATGAGAAAGTGAAATTAAACATGGTGAAGCTGACAATGGTGGGAAGGGTTAGGGATGGAGTGCCACTTGCACAAGGCATTAGGTATGTCAATGAAGAGACTGACGATGTTTTGGGGTACAAACAGCAAGCTGAGTTCATACTCAAACAGATCTCTAGAGGGGCTTTGTCATCTCCAAAAATGGCCATTCAAATGCATCATCACTCTTTCATGTACCGTTCtaactctcttttctttacgTTGATTTCGACATATCGagttaaaatatctttttaggCTCAATTCAATCTCGATCGAGTTTAAAATattgggttgggtcgggttgatTTAGGCTGGTCAgtcataaaatttaagaagaaCTCGTGAACCAACTcaactcataaattttttttttctgggttGCATCAATTAGTTACTTGATGGAGAACGGAGTGTGTTACATGACGTTATGCGATTCTTTATACCCAAGAAAGCTGGCTATCCATTACTTGCAAGATCTGCAAAGGGAGTTTTCCAAGTTTGATGATGCCCTACTAAACAGCCTTGTCAAACCCTATAGTTACCCCAAATTTGGTAACCTTTCTCAACCCTCTTCATCCATGCCTGCCCGACCTAGggcaaaaataaaagaatatatgtcTTATTCTCGCTCGTGTCCCTACTTTACTTTCTTCTAAAGAAATGTAAATCATTTACTACTAACAACTCGAATAGCTAGGCCGTGATTACCCAAATCAAGATAAATTGACTGCATTGTTGAATTGAAATACTCATAACCTACTTGATGTATGCAGATAATATTATTAGCAATATTAGGAAGCGATATATTGATACAAGAACACAAGCCAATCTATACAAGCTCAATGATAACCGTGGTCAAATTGATCTAGACATGATCACTTGTTCGTTCtctgaaatttttgaaagaaggagaaagataACGGGTaattgttcttaatttttaagcgataataattcaaattagttTTTGATTAACCGAGCTTTTGTAGATACGATGGAAAGATCAATTTGTAATGCAAATTCCTCTTCCATTTGGAGCTATTCGTTTCTGAAGGTaatttagttgattttctttcattttctttcattttctttcattttcttggcAACCAAACAAAGGGTAAgcattaatttttgtttgtatggACAGGAAATTGGCTTGAAATGGACGCCAATGGTTGTAACGTTTGGTGCAGTGCTTGTGCTTTTATGGgcttcctttcttctcttcgaCATCTCATTAGCTCATCATAATCAATTTGTAATTCTATATAACAATAGAAAATTGTttcactaattttaattaaattcccTCGTGTAATTTtatgactaaattaataaaaatatccgtCCTAAAACTACttctaactttaaaaaaaatttaaaaaatatttttagtttttagagGTAAACggttaatatttatttcaaaaatactgttcaaattttaaaagtgtttcaaaaatatatttgaaccttcaatttttttaataatattcttaatttttttaaaaattaaagaaatatggTTACTGTTAGTACCACGTTTCAAATGTAttctaacattaaaaaatttagagctGATCTATAAGGTGTAATAGGCGTCTAGtgagaatttatttatttattattattatttttttttgaggtAAAAAGTGTTAATGGAatgctattttatttttttaaatcaagaGTATTTTAAGGTCATTtttgtataatatatatttattttttttaaaaaaattattaaatacaaaacttAAAAGTGGAGAGGGTAAAGTTGTAAATTCACCTATGCACCATAGGCTTGAATGCCTATAAAAATTGGTTTTTTATGCAACTATTTTCGTTCTATGCAACTGTACAAAATCGGTTGAAGGCCGCCTCTTCCCGCCATTGTCAACTCCTATAAATTATGAATGGCCTGCAACTTGGAGGCCAAATTTCAGAGATATTACCGAGATGCAGCTTCGTGCAGCTCAAACAAATCCACGCTCTCCTCTTAACATCATCTATTCACCAAAGCATCCATGTTTTTTCGAGCTTTCTTCGACGAACCACCGAATTGGGGACCATGGATTACGCAAGTCTTGTGTTTTCTCATCTCAATCCCAGTTTCAGAACCGAAGTTCAATTCTGGAATGCGATGGTTAGGGGCTATGCTTTTAATGGCCCTGTCGAGAAATCTGTGTCCTTGTATGGCGAATTGCTTCAGAGAGGGCTCAAACCCCATAATTTCACCTACCCATATGTGCTAAACTCATGTGCTGATTTGGGTTGGTTCTGGGATGGGAAAAAAGTGCATTGCCGAATTATCAAGACTGGATTTTCGTTAAACTATTCTGTTTCTGATGcgcttttaaatttgtatttgaaaatttcagaattttctGGACCTGGGGCTGTTTCTGATGGGAAGGTCTGGGATGCTCGCAAGCTGTTCGATGAAATGCGTGATAGAACTATTGAAGTTTGGAACCGAATGATCTTGGTGTATATGAGAACTGGGGATGTCTATGGTGCACGGCAGTTGTTTGATAGTATCGAAGATCGAGATGTCGTTTCATGGAATACGATGATTTCTGGTTATGTTAAAGTACGAGACATAGCGAAAGCAAGAGAGTTATTCGAACAAATGCCGGAGAAGAATATTGTGTCTTGGACTTCAATGATTGGGGCATATGCCAAAGCTGGAGATATTATTACAGCAAGAatgtttttcaataaaatgCCTCAAAGAAATGTGGTGTCTTGGAATTCTATGGTTTCTAGCTACGTTCAACACAGGGATTTTCAGGAAGCACGGAATCTCTTTATCCAAATGCTATCAGAAGGCATAACTCCTGATAGGTAtacttttgtttctgttttatCAGCTTGTTCTCATTTGGGGGATCTAGAGTTTGGGAAGTGGATACATTACTTGATTGATGATTTCTCTCAACTTGGAGTTATATCTGCAACTGCCCTTGTTGAAATGTATGCAAAATGTGGAGACATTAACAGAgcttttactattttcatcAAAATCGGGACGAAGGACGTGTTTTGTTGGAACGTTATGCTGAAATCACTTGCCCTCCATGGAAAGGCTCAAGATGCCATTAAATTACTCTCTTTGATGCAAAAAGAAGGCTTGAAGCCAAATGACTTCACCTTTCTTGGAGCTTTGTTCGCCTGCAGCCATGGAGGCATGACAGAAGAAGGTCAAATCATATTTGATAACATGCAGAAGGAACATGGGATTAGCCCTACGATCGAACATTATGGTTGTGTCATTGATTTGCTTAGTCGAAACGGTCGATTAGAGGAAGCACTGCGTATAGTAGACCAGATGCCGTTTGAGCCTGATGTTGCAATATGGGGAGCTTTGCTGGGTGGTTGCAAGTTAAGAAGTGATTTCAAGAGAGCAGAAGAAATAGTTGAGAGAGTGAGAAAATTGAGATCAAATGAAGGTGGAATCCATGTGAGCTTGTCGAACATGTATGCATCAGTTGAGCATTGGCAAGAGGCTCTAACTGCAAGGGAAAAGATGGAAGAGgagaatatattaaagaaaactGGCCAGAGTAGTGTTATTTATGCACCCTGTGGAAGCTCAACGTTCACAAGATACTTTCAAGAGGATAATGGCTAACATCATGGCGAGGCATTTTCATTGGGTTATAATGGAATGATGTAGCAACACCTCAAAAGAGTATTTATCTGATACAAGAAATCgaataaaatcaaaccaatCTAAGTTCGGTTGGGTTCATATTAGTTCAATAACCAGTTGGTCACTAGTTTCCGAGTGGGGtgtggtttggtttggttaaCCCTTTATTTCTTACCAGGCATGCTTTCTTTTCTAAGCATATAAGATGTGTGAGATCCCCTCGGTTAgagagtaaaatgaattatttcctataaaggtgtggaaatctcttcctagctgacggcgatatgtaacgggtcaaagcaaacaatatttaaaaaccaGATTCTAAATCCTAATTCCTTCCGTAGTGTTACACATTTCATTGCAATATACATAATACATTTTTGGCCCTTCAGAGGAAGTCATTTACCCTTTAAGGAGGCTAAGAACAATCTCAACTCTCTTGCTTTTCTCTCATGTTCAGGTGACTGATCATTTTCTGTGTCACTCAAATCAATTACATCAATCTTTTCACAGTTTCCCTGTCGAAATTTGCAGGTTTGAATTGCAGGTGAAGGGCTTAAGAGATCGATGACCTCAACGTTCTCTGTACCGTGAGCATGATCAACAATGGTTGGTTCGACGTCAAGAATAATATCTTGCAACTCATCCAAACCAGTAGCAGAGTTACTGTTTTCCGAAACTATTGGAGCTTGGGAAAGATTACGAACTGCCCTGCTTTCAGATTCAATTTCAAGCAACAGAGTTTGGAATCTTTCATCAATTTCAGCCACAGTAGCCTCtgacttctttgtttttgttctgcACTTATTTGGTTTTCTTCCTTGAGCTCTTTGCTCTTCAAATTCTACAATCATCTCCGGACAGGCActgtgaaatattaaaaaagaaatagttgTGAAGTATCCAAATCGTCATTTGTTATAGAAGAAATTATGTAAGGACACTCCATACCTCTGCAAGAGATCTGCTGGTACAACAGATGAACTAAGCCCATCTAAATTTTTCCATGAAACCTCATAGCATTCGTTCCCCTGGACTTTTCGGTGCTTGACGATTCCAGAAACAGGACAACTTACAGGTAcctgtaataaaaaaaacgcaATCAAACAGTATCCATATCAGTAACAACTGATAAAAGTACCTCTTGAAGAAATAAACATACTTCTTGAAGTGGAATGTTGAAACCGAGGTTTGATGTGTTCGAACGAAGATTAGCAAATCGTCGTAGATCTTTTTCTGCTATCTTTGGAAGAATGTACTCATCTGAACCATGCATGGGTTATTCACAAGCTAAACGAACCATTTTCTAGTTAGCTCCAAAgatgaagcaaaaaaaaagaacctgTTTTCTCAGGAGGCCAAGCAAAAAATTCGGCACAGAACTGCTGAAGCTTGGCACGTTGAAAAGAATGCTGAATAAGAACCCtgtagagagaaaaaaaagtgctGAAGGCATATGAATTTCACAAAATCTACATACATTGCAAAAAGGAAAGTTCGAAGACTAATCGTGTAAATATCAATCTGACACAAAATTACAAGCCTCGAAGTAAAcgaagcccactgctaacaaatattgtccgctttggcccgttatgtatcaccatcaacctcacggttttaaaacgcattttctagggagagatttctatacccttataaagaatgtttcgttctcctctccaaccaacgtgggatctctcaCAAAGAAAGACTCTTGCAAACACAGAGTACAGAACTATTTGTAATGTAATTCCAAAGGTTCAACAAGCTCACCTAGTCACAGCATCAGAATCAGCCGAATGGCATTTGGGTCTCAAATAGGCATCAATGACTTGTGAAAACTCCTCACATTTATGCATGTACTGCCCATCCCCTGTACAACCAAACCAAAGTAACCCACATCACAAATCAAAACTTGAttgacctatcatatcagaaTAGTATCAAAACTGCACTATTTAAGTTCCTAAGCCCACTAGTGAGGCTAAGAAGgttgttttttagtttatatccAAGGCTCAAATTCCCCTATTCCACTTCTTTTAGTGTTGAAAAAGGAGAATGAAGCTTGATAGAAGTAATATGACCAGAATTACGAAGTCCTGGCTTCTTGGAATTTTTCCCCTTCTTTGTGAAAGACAGTCCTTCAGATGCAATTTTTTGAAGGACAGTGCTATCTCCTACTGCTTTAACAATCTGACAAGCAGATTCCTACGAAGTGTACAAAAACAGCATAGACATAGTTACATGCTGCAGTCGAATTGTTAGTATAAAAAGCAATCCAACAGAGAAAAACAGGAGTTGAAACCTACACGACCCATGCCATAAACGCCTTGCGAGTAGTCACTGCCAAGAAGTAGGGCCAAAGCAATCTGGAAATCACAAAATGATTCGGTAATGATAACATATTTGATCatagaaagagaaaagctCATCTTTCAAGTGAAACAtcgtaacagcctaagcccaccgctagcagatattgtcctatttggtcTTTTCCTTCCGGACTTCCACTCAAAGTTTTAAACGCTTCTGTTaaggagatgttttcacactcttataaagaatttgttcccctctccaacaaatgtgggatctcacaatccaccccccttggggacccAGTATACTCGTTGGCACATtctccggtgtctggctctaataccatttgtaacagcccaaacccactgctagccaATATCGTCCTATTTGAtctttcccttccgagcttcccttcaaggttttaaaacgcgtctgttagggggGGGGGNNNNNNNNNNNNNNNNNNNNNNNNNNNNNNNNNNNNNNNNNNNNNNNNNNNNNNNNNNNNNNNNNNNNNNNNNNNNNNNNNNNNNNNNNNNNNNNNNNNNNNNNNNNNNNNNNNNNNNNNNNNNNNNNNNNNNNNNNNNNNNNNNNNgggggggggggggggggtttccacaccttataaagaatgctttgttcccctctccaaacaatgtgggatctcacagtccaccctcattgggggcccaacgtcctcgccgCCATActacccggtgtctggctctgataccatttgtaacagcccaagcccaccactagcaagctttccctcaaggttttaaaatacatttgtcagggagaggtttccacatccttataaataatgcttcgttctcctctccaaccaatgtggaatctcacaatccacccccttggggaacactggcacactacctggtgtctggctctgataccatttgtaacagcccaagcccaggcccaccactagtagatattgtcctctttggtctttcctttccaggctttccctcaaggttttaaaatgcatttgtcagggagaggtttccacacccttacaaagaatgcttcgttctcctctccaaccaatgtggaatctcacaatccacctcaaCGTTGGCACAGTTcctgatgtctggctctgataccatttgtaactgcccaagtccaccactagcagatattgtcctctttggtctttccTTTCCAGGCTTTCCCtcgaagttttaaaatgcatttgtcagggagaggtttccacacccttataaagaatgtttcgttctcctctccaaccaatgtggaatctcacaatccacccctggggggccagcgttctcgctggcacactacccaGTGTCtgattttgataccatttgtaacagcccaagcccaccactagcagatattgtcttctccaggctttcccttctaggcttcccctcaaggttttaaaacgcatatgttagggagaggtttccacacccttataaaaaatgattcattcacctctccaaccaatgtgagatctcacaaaaacacTCCACTCTCTTAAATCATACATTGTTCGAAATGTAGACGccgaaaaacaaaaaacaagaaaattaccATCGAGTTCCTTCCAAAGCCCAATTGTCTTTCAATGTCATCCATTTCATAACACACTACATGACCACCATCTCCTAATTTAAcaacaaataataagaataatgagtatatcttttaaaaccataaaccAACTCTACAGAAACTGAGCATGCTCTAGGACACTCACCAAGGCCTATGTCCCTATATACCGTCCTAGcaccaaaaaggaaaacatctGAATCTGAAGTAAAACATCCATCCTGATCAGAAAATGATGCTTTAATAATAGCAATGATGTTCAAGACAACAGAGATGCAAAAGCAATAAGCATGTGGAGCACTCAAACATTATAACTAAGACTCAACTTACACATAATAGCTCTGAATTTAGTAATGCACATTGTGCTTCCCCT is drawn from Cucurbita pepo subsp. pepo cultivar mu-cu-16 chromosome LG09, ASM280686v2, whole genome shotgun sequence and contains these coding sequences:
- the LOC111802673 gene encoding pentatricopeptide repeat-containing protein At1g55630-like, producing MNALSLLSARIVCRLVSNSFIVRRTIWNRSFGSDDRFEFVMEPYKKGFERSESCEFESLRCDDLSVRRGFLEDSKTDAGKVLEVLKQDGPGFDTLVALDELQLKVSGVLVREVLRGILRSINVLNKTQCAKLGYKFFVWSGKIENFNHTASSYHMIMKIFAECEEFKAMWRLVDEMTEKGYPVTARTFTLLICTCGDAGLARKVVERFIKSKTFNYRPFKHSYNAILHALLGIKQYKLIEWVYQQMLLDGHSSDMLTYNLLLYARCKLGKLDQFHRLLDEMARNGFSPDYHTYNILLYVLGKGDKPLAALNLLNHMREVGSDPSILHFTTLINGLSRAGNLDACKYFFDELSNNGCTPDVVCYTVMITSYTVAGEHEKARELFDEMVIKGQLPNVFTYNSMIRGFCMVGEFEEAYTMLEEMESRGCKPNFLVYSTLVSYLRNAGQLSEAHKVITHMVEKGQYAHLVTKFKGYRRC
- the LOC111801607 gene encoding remorin, producing the protein MADDEPKKLESEPPSEPPPPQAAELVEEPTKNVAEEKSIIQLTPPEKTPADDSKPLLIIEKTEAKTEEKQSSSINRDAELARVATEKRLTLIKAWEESEKSRTENRAHKKLSEIGSWESSKKAAVEAELKQIEEKFEKKKAEYVEKMKNKIALIHKAAEEKKAVIEAKRGEEKLKAEEIAAKYRATGTAPKKILGCF
- the LOC111801605 gene encoding 25.3 kDa vesicle transport protein, with amino-acid sequence MRGFTNEKVKLNMVKLTMVGRVRDGVPLAQGIRYVNEETDDVLGYKQQAEFILKQISRGALSSPKMAIQMHHHSFIYLMENGVCYMTLCDSLYPRKLAIHYLQDLQREFSKFDDALLNSLVKPYSYPKFDNIISNIRKRYIDTRTQANLYKLNDNRGQIDLDMITCSFSEIFERRRKITDTMERSICNANSSSIWSYSFLKEIGLKWTPMVVTFGAVLVLLWASFLLFDISLAHHNQFVILYNNRKLFH
- the LOC111801602 gene encoding pentatricopeptide repeat-containing protein At3g29230-like; the encoded protein is MNGLQLGGQISEILPRCSFVQLKQIHALLLTSSIHQSIHVFSSFLRRTTELGTMDYASLVFSHLNPSFRTEVQFWNAMVRGYAFNGPVEKSVSLYGELLQRGLKPHNFTYPYVLNSCADLGWFWDGKKVHCRIIKTGFSLNYSVSDALLNLYLKISEFSGPGAVSDGKVWDARKLFDEMRDRTIEVWNRMILVYMRTGDVYGARQLFDSIEDRDVVSWNTMISGYVKVRDIAKARELFEQMPEKNIVSWTSMIGAYAKAGDIITARMFFNKMPQRNVVSWNSMVSSYVQHRDFQEARNLFIQMLSEGITPDRYTFVSVLSACSHLGDLEFGKWIHYLIDDFSQLGVISATALVEMYAKCGDINRAFTIFIKIGTKDVFCWNVMLKSLALHGKAQDAIKLLSLMQKEGLKPNDFTFLGALFACSHGGMTEEGQIIFDNMQKEHGISPTIEHYGCVIDLLSRNGRLEEALRIVDQMPFEPDVAIWGALLGGCKLRSDFKRAEEIVERVRKLRSNEGGIHVSLSNMYASVEHWQEALTAREKMEEENILKKTGQSSVIYAPCGSSTFTRYFQEDNG
- the LOC111801603 gene encoding flap endonuclease GEN-like 2; its protein translation is MGVKNLWDILESCKKTLPLHRLQNKRLCIDLSCWMVQLQNVSKSHSCLNQKIYLKGLFHRLRALIALNCSLIFVTDGSIPGIKLSTYRRRLNNGSEVVKNDTNSQQISSLKRNKGSEFSLMIKEAKALGLTLGIPCLDGLEEGEAQCALLNSELLCDGCFTSDSDVFLFGARTVYRDIGLGDGGHVVCYEMDDIERQLGFGRNSMIALALLLGSDYSQGVYGMGRESACQIVKAVGDSTVLQKIASEGLSFTKKGKNSKKPGLRNSGDGQYMHKCEEFSQVIDAYLRPKCHSADSDAVTRVLIQHSFQRAKLQQFCAEFFAWPPEKTDEYILPKIAEKDLRRFANLRSNTSNLGFNIPLQEVPVSCPVSGIVKHRKVQGNECYEVSWKNLDGLSSSVVPADLLQSACPEMIVEFEEQRAQGRKPNKCRTKTKKSEATVAEIDERFQTLLLEIESESRAVRNLSQAPIVSENSNSATGLDELQDIILDVEPTIVDHAHGTENVEVIDLLSPSPAIQTCKFRQGNCEKIDVIDLSDTENDQSPEHERKARELRLFLASLKGK